A window of the Oncorhynchus kisutch isolate 150728-3 unplaced genomic scaffold, Okis_V2 Okis02a-Okis13b_hom, whole genome shotgun sequence genome harbors these coding sequences:
- the LOC109877618 gene encoding putative ribosome-binding factor A, mitochondrial, protein MFGINTYSRVKQCLVVQHYASSCMAMMKRTSGSVELDPQHRVHHLNRERRSVSSVCHDRRDFHTSSKCAGKNLLRKFVNKTKKKLWYETPPQGPPSSQLSALKPPKKRSQEDNMRTRVLNSILYKAITDLLSSPEVNYEVYNYSVDISRVSLPADFSSCRVYWKTSGVSERDDQIQQALDKSSPRIRYLIMAHQTLGGVPPLVFIKDKQYAAMSEVENLLKMADFGPEDGLGEQLHEVESGQPTTSKKPVLFGVDHDALNKQILDYKLRVKDTTSNTLAPELTMQQLEVLAEYRKQKIMEKKKKSKRPVDDDITPKEYLLSRHSQGQEREEEDGRAFSQEDDQVRELMAEESRKS, encoded by the exons ATGTTTGGTATTAATACATACTCAAGAGTAAAGCAATGTCTAGTTGTTCAGCATTACGCGAGCAGTTGTATGGCTATGATGAAACGGACCAGCGGCAGTGTCGAACTTGATCCTCAGCATCGAGTCCATCATTTGAACCGCGAGCGCCGTTCGGTCTCATCAGTTTGTCATGACAGAAGAGATTTTCACACTTCTTCCAAGTGTGCTGGTAAAAACCTGTTGAGGAAgtttgtcaacaaaacaaa GAAGAAGCTCTGGTATGAAACACCGCCCCAG GGGCCACCGTCCAGTCAGCTCAGTGCTCTGAAGCCACCTAAGAAACGAAGCCAAGAGGACAACATGCGCACCAGAGTCCTCAACTCCATCCTGTACAAGGCCATCACTGATCTACTGAGTTCCCCCGAAGTCAACTATGAGGTCTACAACTACAGTGTGGACATCTCAAGG GTGTCACTGCCTGCAGACTTCTCTAGTTGCCGGGTCTATTGGAAAACCAGTGGTGTGTCAGAGAGGGATGACCAGATTCAGCAAGCACTGGACAAGAGCAGTCCTCGTATAAG GTACCTCATTATGGCTCATCAAACCCTTGGTGGTGTCCCTCCTTTGGTTTTCATAAAGGATAAACAGTACGCAGCCATGTCTGAG GTTGAAAACCTACTCAAGATGGCTGACTTTGGTCCTGAAGATGGTCTGGG AGAACAACTACATGAAGTGGAATCAGGACAGCCCACCACATCTAAAAAACCTGTGCTGTTCGGGGTTGACCACGACGCTCTCAACAAACAGATCCTGGACTACAAACTGAGGGTCAAAGACACTACCTCAAACACCCTGGCACCAGAGCTCACAATGCAGCAGCTGGAGGTGCTGGCAGAGTACAGGAAGCAGAAGATaatggagaagaagaagaagtctaAACGGCCCGTTGATGATGACATCACTCCTAAGGAGTACCTTCTGTCCAGGCACAGCCAGggtcaggagagggaggaggaggacggcCGGGCATTCAGCCAGGAAGACGACCAGGTCAGAGAACTCATGGCTGAGGAGAGCAGGAAGTCCTAG
- the LOC109876926 gene encoding zinc finger protein ZFAT, translating to MSEDFVIRRVLYTILFKRMEWKPFTNVSRVDYAFWSSQPLGENIPNQPAFLSTGRLYPPYLLSQIRQKPSSKQIKIRFSITYSISNVDINKCTCNSWGITFYFTNMATSTAGGTSSIFMCKLCNLFSPHRAQLLSHVSEKHHTEGLNPDDIIVALMPLTAPLENGGDSPVKRKRGRPKGSTKKIVADGPMTETTSPNQKKQKQQKVEAQSEAGPVDEEEPEDNNALDCKKCNRVFGNRRQIMKHICLMDLREDEDQEEDNDKEFEAQPGAAEGKEEDGERSSKRPRPLRSERVSLVKEQEPAGGPKNPIISVVLTAHEALPGATRIVPIEATPAEPVAPADTDPQEAGQKRGFQEYSIQQAAYEVPLKSNRIGQTQLKIFTCEYCNKVFKFRHSLQAHLRTHTNEKPFKCPHCDYASAIKANLSVHLRKHTGEKFSCEHCSFQCLSKGHLKVHVERVHHKIKQHCLFCKKKYSDVKNLLKHMRESHDLEDKKVKDSYHEYSLQTREGKRQLLYDCQICDRKFKNELDRDRHMMVHGSERPFGCELCDHGCTKFQALQAHVRKHPFLYVCAACQQKFVSSVRLKAHLKEAHPESEEAVGFSESINSSFCLLEPGDDIKREMLRQDEIRMAEELSLLNAQQEEEEALAGDPSEEQEEALAGDPSEEQEEALAGDPSEEQEEALAGDPSEEQEEEALAGDSSEEQEEEALAGDPSEEQEEEEEEGEEQEEEEGEGEEQEEGEGEEQEEGLGEGEEQVVPDLGPEETCVLNQPAQETETLQDRTEPISPEQTQTASKGTTQEVISEERPDKTLMEEDKPHGENDVIVAEQDTLVERPSGKEESVVGHQQHPEEDKGSSSTSQGHVEETLRSLVLIQGEVIGQTNASAGPQGEDGTTEERSAFQQILDKLQKRQLNMVVFDRIRKVYGDLECEYCGKLFWYQVHYNMHVRTHTKEHLHYCTQCSYSSITKNCLKRHLIQRHSNILLQCPMEHCQYCTPDKYKLQAHLKTHFDNEKKSVACPVCEETFTEDKLKHHIKNIHPDTPMNTISEALGVRVQVKGLIGKRASKCPYCDSYFMRNGADLQQHIWAHQGVKPFKCSLCDYASRSKSNLKAHMSRHTTEKTHLCDMCGKKFKSKVTLKSHKLMHTEDGKQYQCTECDYSAAQKPLLVRHMEQHASFKPYRCGHCHYSCNIAGPLKRHYSKKHPNQEYCNAGPGPATSEAVEQQGGVKCPVCDYVYGTKWEMNRHLKNKHGLKVIQSDVLGLNQWEVVEQSVEEPLTQYLHITETEDPQGTEAAVSALQDLRFTENGVVATTTEGLDPTAVNILQQIIELGAESNDATAASMVAMVPGRVTVVEQVAEEEEQGSHTVMIQDPFQQAASMGLGEEHHLVVSSDDVEGMETVTVYTQGEDASQFIVYVQEAVQTEEHTVESI from the exons ATGTCAGAGGATTTTGTAATAAGGAGAGTACTGTACACGATCCTATTCAAAAGAATGGAGTGGAAACCTTTTACAAATGTGTCAAGGGTAGACTATGCCTTCTGGTCATCCCAGCCACTGGGGGAGAACATCCCAAACCAGCCTGCTTTTCTCTCCACAGGAAGACTTTATCCGCCATATTTGTTGTCGCAGATTCGCCAGAAACCTTCctcaaaacaaataaaaatacgaTTTTCAATTACTTATTCAATAAGTAATGTAGATATAAATAAATGCACATGTAACTCTTGGGGTATTACGTTTTATTTTACAAACATGGCGACGTCAACTGCAG GTGGGACTTCCTCCATCTTCATGTGTAAACTGTGCAACCTGTTCTCTCCACACCGAGCACAGCTCCTCTCCCATGTGTCTGAGAAGCACCACACAGAGGGGCTCAACCCTGATGACATCATTGTGGCCCTCATGCCATTGACAGCTCCACTGGAGAATGGTGGAG ATAGCCCTGTTAAGAGAAAACGAGGACGTCCTAAGGGCTCAACCAAGAAGATTGTAGCTGATGGGCCCATGACAGAGACTACTAGCCCCAACCAGAAAAAGCAGAAACAACAGAAAGTAGAGGCGCAATCAGAAGCTGGGCCAGTGGACGAGGAAGAACCAGAGGACAACAATGCCCTGGACTGCAAGAAGTGCAACCGTGTGTTCGGCAACAGACGACAGATCATGAAACACATCTGCTTGATGGACCTCAGAGAGGATGAGGATCAGGAGGAGGACAACG ACAAAGAGTTTGAGGCTCAACCTGGCGCAGCAGAAGgcaaagaggaggatggggagagaagCTCAAAGAGGCCACGGCCACTCCGCTCTGAGAGGGTTTCTCTTGTGAAGGAGCAGGAACCAGCAGGAGGCCCCAAGAACCCCATCATCAGTGTGGTTCTGACCGCTCATGAGGCACTTCCTG GTGCGACAAGGATAGTGCCGATCGAGGCCACCCCGGCAGAGCCGGTTGCTCCAGCAGACACAGACCCTCAGGAGGCAGGACAGAAGAGAGGATTTCAGGAATATTCCATACAACAAGCTGCTTATGAAGTGCCATTAAAGTCAAACAG AATAGGACAGACCCAGTTGAAGATCTTCACCTGCGAATACTGCAACAAGGTCTTCAAGTTCCGCCACTCGTTGCAGGCCCATCTGCGAACCCACACCAACGAGAAACCCTTCAAGTGCCCACACTGTGACTACGCCAGTGCCATCAAAGCCAACCTCAGTGTTCACTTGCGCAAGCACACGGGAGAGAAGTTCAGCTGTGAACACTGCTCCTTCCAGTGCCTCAGCAAGGGCCACCTCAAGGTGCACGTGGAGAGAGTTCACCACAAGATCAAGCAGCACTGTCTCTTCTGCAAAAAGAAGTACTCTGATGTCAAGAACCTGCTGAAACACATGAGGGAGAGCCACGACCTAGAGGACAAGAAG GTGAAGGACTCGTACCATGAGTATAGTCTACAGACCAGGGAAGGCAAGAGGCAGCTCCTCTACGACTGCCAGATCTGCGACCGCAAGTTCAAGAACGAGCTGGACCGTGACCGCCACATGATGGTTCACGGTAGCGAGAGGCCGTTCGGCTGCGAGCTGTGTGACCACGGCTGCACCAAGTTTCAGGCTCTCCAGGCTCACGTCCGTAAGCATCCCTTCCTCTACGTATGTGCCGCCTGCCAGCAGAAGTTTGTCAGCTCCGTGCGGCTGAAGGCCCACCTGAAGGAGGCTCACCCAGAGTCAGAGGAGGCGGTTGGGTTCTCAGAGTCCATCAACAGCAGCTTCTGTCTGCTGGAGCCGGGGGATGACATCAagagagagatgctgagacaGGATGAGATCAGGATGGCTGAGGAGCTATCTCTACTCAACGcccagcaggaggaggaggaggccctCGCTGGTGACCCctcagaggaacaggaggaggccCTCGCTGGTGACCCctcagaggaacaggaggaggccCTCGCTGGTGACCCttcagaggaacaggaggaggccCTCGCTGGTGACCCctcagaggaacaggaggaggaggcccTCGCTGGTGACTCctcagaggaacaggaggaggaggcccTCGCTGGTGACCCctcagaggaacaggaggaggaggaggaggag ggagaggaacaggaggaggaggagggggagggagaggaacaggaggagggggagggagaggaacaggaggaaggactgggagagggggaagaaCAGGTGGTCCCTGATCTGGGGCCTGAGGAGACATGCGTGTTAAATCAACCTGCACAAGAGACTGAGACTCTACAAGACAGAACTGAACCAATCAGTCCTGAACAAACCCAGACAGCAAGCAAAGGCACGACCCAGGAAGTAATCAGTGAGGAGAGACCTGATAAGACACTGATGGAGGAAGACAAGCCTCATGGGGAGAATGACGTCATTGTGGCTGAACAAGACACTTTGGTAGAAAGGCCTTCAGGCAAGGAGGAGTCAGTGGTGGGCCACCAGCAGCATCCAGAAGAAGACAAAGGTTCTTCATCAACATCACAAGGTCACGTTGAGGAGACTCTCCGGTCTTTGGTTCTGATTCAGGGGGAGGTCATAGGTCAAACAAACGCTTCAGCTGGCCCACAAGGAGAAGATGgcacaacggaggagaggagcgctTTCCAACAGATTCTAGATAAGTTGCAGAAAAGGCAGCTGAACATGGTTGTCTTTGACAGAATCCGAAAAGTATACGGAGACCTGGAATGTGAATACTGTG GAAAGCTCTTCTGGTACCAAGTGCACTACAACATGCATGTGCGTACTCACACAAAAGAGCATCTACATTACTGTACCCAGTGCAGCTATTCGTCCATCACCAAGAACTGTCTGAAGCGTCATCTGATCCAGAGACACAGTAACATCCTGCTCCAGTGCCCCATGGAACACTGTCAGTACTGCACACCTGACAAGTACAAGCTGCAGGCCCACCTCAAAACACACTTTGACAAT GAGAAGAAAAGCGTTGCCTGCCCTGTGTGTGAGGAAACGTTCACTGAAGATAAACTCAAGCATCATATCAAGAACATTCATCCAG ATACGCCGATGAATACAATCTCCGAGGCGCTTGGGGTACGGGTGCAGGTGAAGGGCTTGATCGGGAAGAGAGCGTCTAAGTGTCCTTACTGTGACAGCTACTTCATGAGGAACGGAGCTGATCTGCAGCAGCACATCTGGGCTCACCAAG GAGTGAAGCCCTTCAAGTGTTCCCTGTGTGACTACGCCAGCCGCAGTAAGAGCAACCTGAAGGCCCACATGAGCAGACACACCACGGAGAAGACACACCTGTGTGACATGTGTGGCAAGAAGTTCAAGTCCAAGGTCACTCTGAAGAGCCACAAGCTGATGCACACAGAGGACG gCAAGCAGTACCAATGTACAGAGTGTGATTACAGCGCTGCACAGAAACCTCTACTGGTACGACACATGGAGCAGCACGCCTCTTTCAAG CCCTACCGCTGCGGCCACTGTCACTACTCCTGTAACATAGCAGGACCCCTGAAGAGACATTACAGCAAGAAGCACCCCAACCAGGAGTACTGTAATGCAGGGCCTGGGCCAGCCACCTCTGAGGCTGTGGAGCAGCAAG GTGGAGTGAAGTGTCCTGTGTGTGACTATGTGTACGGTACCAAGTGGGAGATGAACAGACACCTGAAGAACAAGCATGGCCTCAAAGTGATTCAGAGTGACGTGCTTGGTCTCAACCAATGGGAG gtgGTGGAGCAGTCGGTGGAGGAGCCCCTTACCCAGTACCTCCACATCACTGAGACAGAGGACCCTCAGGGGACCGAAGCTGCCGTGTCGGCCCTCCAGGATCTCAGGTTCACAGAGAACG GGGTGGTGGCGACCACCACAGAAGGGCTGGATCCCACAGCGGTTAACATCCTGCAGCAGATCATTGAGCTGGGGGCAGAGTCTAATGATGCCACAGCAGCCTCCATGGTGGCCATGGTCCCTGGCAGAGTGACCGTGGTGGAGCAG GtggctgaggaggaggagcaggggagcCACACTGTGATGATCCAGGACCCCTTCCAGCAGGCAGCCTCCATGGGGCTGGGTGAGGAGCACCATCTGGTGGTGTCGTCTGATGATGTGGAGGGCATGGAGACGGTCACCGTGTACACTCAGGGAGAGGACGCCTCCCAGTTCATCGTCTATGTCCAAGAGGCTGTGCAGACTGAGGAGCATACTGTGGAATCTATCTGA